The nucleotide window ACTCCGGCGACGAGAACTTGCGCGCGATCTCCAGCGCCTCGTTGATCACGACCGGCTTGGGGGTCTTGGGGAACCCGAAGAACTCGGCCACGCCGGCGCGCAGGACGTTGCGGTCCACGGCCGCCATCCGCTCCATGCGCCAGTGCTCGGCATGGCGCTCGATGGCTTCGTCGATCTGCTTGCTGCGGTCCACGGCGACGGCGAACAGCTCCTCGGCAAAGCCGCGTGTGCTCGCCTCCACCTCGCCGCGCTCGCTCCAGAAGGTGCGGCGGACGTCCTCCGGCTGCTGCTTTCCCATGTCGAGCTGGAACAGCATCTGCAGCACGAGTTCGCGGGATTTGCGGCGGGTGCCCATGTCAGCACTCAGTAGTCAGTACTTGGTACTCAGTTGCAGGATCATGAAGAAGATGCATCATCGGCGTTTGCGTGTTGGTCCGACCAGACCGCGGCCGGGAGCAGGACGACGTCTCGGCGGCTTTGGTCTGATGGCTGATGGCTGACGGCTGATGGCTTTCTTCAGCGACGCCATCTCCACCGCGCTCAGCGCCGCCTCAAAACCCTTGTTGCCCAGCTTCAGTCCGGCGCGGTCGATGGCCTGTTCCAGATTTTCGCAGGTCAGGACGCCATAGGCATGCGGCACGCCGGTCTCCTGCGCCGATTGGCCGATCCCGCGCGTGACCTCCTCTGCGATGTGCTCGTAGTGCGAGGTCTCGCCGCGGATGATGCAGCCCAGGCAGATCACCGCGTCCATGCCACCCTGGGTCAGCTTGCGTGCCGCCAGCGGCAGTTCGAACGAGCCCGGCACGCGGACGACGGTGATGTCAGTGTCGAGGGCGCCGGTGCGCCGCAGCGCGTCCAGCGCACCGTTCAAGAGCCGCTCGGTGATGAATGCATTGAACCGGCTGACCACGATGCCGAACTTCTTGCCCGCCGCGTTCAGTTCGCCCAGCTTCTTCGCCGGTCCCTCACGCCAGTCTTTCGTATAGGAGAAGATGGCCAGGCGTCCCTTGCGCGCCGGCAACTCGACCGAAAACATGCGCGCACCCCAGCCGGTGTCGGCAATGTCGGCGACGACCTTGAACTTCCGCTTCTTCGCGATCTCGTAGAGCACGTCGGCGGAGTCGCACTCGATCACCAGGTCGGCGTCGGGAAAGCCTTTGCCGGCGCCGATCTCCACCCCCGCCTCACGCGCGTCGAGCTTGATGCCCTTGCTACGCCGGCCGTCCCAGGCCTCGCCGCGGGTGAGCCCCAGCGAGTCGAAAAAGTCCACCAGCGCAGAGAACTCCTTCTCGTTGGCTGCGACCAGCAATTTGTGGATGGATCGAATCATCAGAAAACCAAACCACGGAGACACTGAGGCACGGAGAAAACCTATCAGAAAACCTCCGTATCTCCGTGCCTCCGTAGTTTCTCTTCTATTTTCCCTTGAAGTTGGCCGCGCGCTTTTCCAAAAACGCCCGGGTGCCTTCCTTCTTGTCTTCGGTGGCGCAGCAGACGCCGAACAGCGTGGCCTCCAGGTACAGGCCCTCGGCGAGGGTCATCTCCATGCCCTTGTGCACCGCCTCCATGCAGTACTGGATGGCTAGCGGGGCGTTGGCAATGATCTTCTTGGCGATGGCTTCGGCGCGCGGGATGAGCTCTGCCGCCGGGACCACCTCGTTCACCAGCCCGATGCGGTGCGCTTCCTGTGCCGAGATCATGTCGCCGGTCAGCAGGATCTGG belongs to Terriglobia bacterium and includes:
- the nusB gene encoding transcription antitermination factor NusB, producing MGTRRKSRELVLQMLFQLDMGKQQPEDVRRTFWSERGEVEASTRGFAEELFAVAVDRSKQIDEAIERHAEHWRMERMAAVDRNVLRAGVAEFFGFPKTPKPVVINEALEIARKFSSPESVQFINGVLDSVAKELESSEVRSKM
- the ribH gene encoding 6,7-dimethyl-8-ribityllumazine synthase — its product is MFSVELPARKGRLAIFSYTKDWREGPAKKLGELNAAGKKFGIVVSRFNAFITERLLNGALDALRRTGALDTDITVVRVPGSFELPLAARKLTQGGMDAVICLGCIIRGETSHYEHIAEEVTRGIGQSAQETGVPHAYGVLTCENLEQAIDRAGLKLGNKGFEAALSAVEMASLKKAISRQPSAIRPKPPRRRPAPGRGLVGPTRKRR